In the genome of Flavobacteriales bacterium, one region contains:
- a CDS encoding acetyl-CoA carboxylase biotin carboxyl carrier protein subunit, producing the protein MIKSIVNDTTYEVEFEEGSNHEGTMSGKSFRLDEVSEGPGRYHVLMEHKSFRVEVLEADMDAKKITLRVNGNRYKVEVRDRFDQLLRQLGLNNLGTVAVNEIKAPMPGLVLRVEAKVGSEVKAGEPLLVLEAMKMENVIKSPVDGSVKSVKVSNGDAVEKNQVLVEFA; encoded by the coding sequence ATGATTAAAAGCATCGTCAACGACACGACCTACGAAGTCGAATTCGAAGAGGGGTCGAACCACGAGGGTACCATGAGCGGTAAGTCTTTTCGGCTCGATGAAGTCAGTGAAGGCCCTGGACGCTACCACGTATTGATGGAGCATAAGTCGTTCCGCGTGGAAGTCCTCGAAGCCGATATGGACGCCAAGAAAATTACCCTGAGGGTGAACGGCAACCGCTATAAGGTTGAAGTTCGCGACCGTTTTGACCAGCTATTGCGTCAACTCGGATTAAACAATTTGGGCACTGTTGCGGTGAATGAGATCAAGGCCCCGATGCCGGGACTGGTCTTGCGCGTTGAAGCCAAAGTGGGATCCGAGGTAAAAGCGGGCGAGCCCTTACTCGTTTTGGAGGCGATGAAGATGGAGAACGTGATCAAATCGCCCGTTGACGGGTCCGTGAAATCGGTGAAGGTGTCGAATGGCGATGCTGTAGAGAAGAATCAGGTTCTGGTCGAGTTCGCTTAA